A stretch of Desulfatiglans sp. DNA encodes these proteins:
- a CDS encoding type Z 30S ribosomal protein S14 — protein MAKKSLIAKAKRNQKFSTRTYTRCPICGRPRAFLRKFGLCRICFRNMALSGVIPGVIKSSW, from the coding sequence TTGGCAAAAAAGTCCCTTATAGCAAAAGCTAAGAGAAATCAGAAGTTTTCTACTAGAACATACACCCGTTGCCCTATATGTGGCAGGCCCAGGGCATTTTTAAGAAAATTCGGTCTGTGTAGAATTTGTTTTAGAAATATGGCACTGAGTGGGGTTATTCCCGGTGTAATTAAGTCCAGTTGGTAG
- the rplE gene encoding 50S ribosomal protein L5, with product MSRLKDKYNNEVVPALIKEFGYTSAMAVPKIKKVVLNMGMGEAIFNIKVLDKAAEELSLIAGQKAVIRKAKKSIAGFKLREGMPIGCSVTLRRDRMYDFLDKLFNVTLPRVRDFRGLPNKSFDGRANCSVGIKEHIIFPEIEYDKIDKVKGLNITIVTSGRTDEEGMFLLRSLGMPFRN from the coding sequence TTGTCCAGGCTGAAAGATAAGTATAACAATGAAGTAGTTCCAGCTTTAATTAAAGAGTTCGGATATACAAGCGCAATGGCTGTGCCTAAAATAAAAAAAGTTGTATTAAACATGGGCATGGGTGAGGCTATATTCAATATTAAGGTGCTTGATAAGGCCGCTGAAGAACTCTCATTAATAGCAGGGCAAAAGGCTGTTATCAGAAAAGCAAAAAAATCTATCGCAGGTTTTAAATTACGTGAAGGTATGCCTATAGGATGCTCGGTCACCTTAAGACGTGATAGGATGTATGATTTTCTTGATAAGCTATTTAATGTAACTCTCCCGCGAGTACGAGACTTTCGTGGTCTGCCAAATAAGTCATTTGATGGCAGGGCAAACTGCTCCGTAGGGATAAAAGAGCACATTATTTTCCCTGAGATAGAATATGATAAAATTGATAAGGTTAAGGGTCTTAATATTACCATCGTTACATCAGGCAGAACGGATGAAGAGGGTATGTTTTTATTAAGATCCTTAGGAATGCCATTTAGGAATTAA
- a CDS encoding 50S ribosomal protein L24 translates to MLKKHPVIKKNDKVIVLTGKEKGKIGNVLTVDKDADRVFVEKINLVKRHTKPNAKNAQGGIVEKEAPIHISNLKIICNKCAEPTRVGKRILDDGSKVRVCKKCGEILGD, encoded by the coding sequence GTGCTTAAGAAACATCCCGTAATAAAAAAGAATGATAAGGTAATAGTCCTTACAGGAAAAGAAAAGGGAAAGATCGGTAACGTTCTGACTGTGGATAAGGATGCAGATCGTGTTTTTGTTGAGAAGATAAATCTGGTAAAGAGGCATACCAAACCCAATGCTAAGAATGCTCAGGGCGGTATTGTTGAAAAGGAGGCCCCTATTCATATTTCAAATTTAAAGATTATCTGCAACAAATGTGCTGAGCCGACCAGGGTTGGAAAGCGTATTCTGGATGATGGTTCAAAGGTCAGGGTATGCAAAAAATGTGGTGAAATTCTGGGTGATTAG
- the rplN gene encoding 50S ribosomal protein L14: MIQTETKLKVADNSGAKLVACIKVLGGSKRRYASIGDIIIVSVKEAIPNSKVSKGSVMRAVIVRTAKEIRRPDGSHIKFDENSAVLINAQNEPIGTRIFGPVARELRAKKFMKIISLAPEVL; this comes from the coding sequence ATGATTCAAACAGAAACAAAACTAAAGGTTGCTGATAATTCCGGTGCAAAACTGGTAGCCTGTATAAAGGTATTAGGCGGGTCCAAGAGAAGATATGCTTCTATTGGAGATATAATTATTGTATCTGTAAAAGAGGCAATCCCGAATTCAAAAGTCAGCAAGGGAAGCGTTATGAGGGCAGTTATTGTTCGGACAGCCAAAGAGATACGTCGTCCGGATGGGTCTCATATTAAATTTGATGAAAACTCAGCTGTATTGATCAACGCTCAGAATGAACCAATAGGTACTCGTATTTTCGGCCCAGTAGCCAGAGAATTGAGGGCTAAGAAATTTATGAAGATAATTTCTCTTGCCCCAGAAGTACTTTAA
- the rpsQ gene encoding 30S ribosomal protein S17: MKERGIRRKLTGVVVGTKMDKTIVVMVSRLKKHSTYNKFIRRQTKYLVHDPKNICQEGDRVRIIESRPISRLKRWHLVEIVEKSQMSAPEVINDLVQE, encoded by the coding sequence ATGAAAGAGCGTGGGATTAGAAGAAAATTAACAGGTGTTGTGGTTGGAACAAAGATGGATAAGACCATTGTTGTTATGGTTAGCAGGCTAAAAAAGCACAGCACATATAATAAATTTATACGCAGGCAGACAAAATATCTTGTTCATGATCCCAAAAATATCTGTCAGGAAGGGGACAGGGTACGAATAATTGAATCAAGACCGATCAGTAGACTGAAAAGATGGCATCTTGTTGAGATAGTTGAAAAAAGCCAGATGTCAGCCCCAGAAGTCATTAATGATCTGGTCCAGGAGTAA
- the rpmC gene encoding 50S ribosomal protein L29 has translation MKAKELREIEHQELIEKESSMRLDIFNLRFQKATGQLANTASIGKTRKELARVKTILNEKKK, from the coding sequence ATGAAAGCTAAAGAGTTAAGAGAAATAGAACACCAGGAATTGATTGAAAAAGAATCATCCATGCGACTAGATATATTTAACCTGCGGTTTCAGAAGGCCACCGGTCAACTGGCCAATACCGCCAGTATAGGTAAGACTAGAAAAGAATTGGCAAGAGTTAAAACTATTCTTAATGAAAAGAAAAAATAA
- the rplP gene encoding 50S ribosomal protein L16 yields the protein MLSPKKLKYRKRQKGRMNGKAKGSTLEFGEFGLQATECGRMSAQQIESARIAITRHVKRGGKIWIRVFPDKPITKKPLETRMGKGKGPTDKWVAIVKPGRILYEMEGVGESIAAEAFRLAAHKLPFGTRFVSRG from the coding sequence ATGCTTAGTCCAAAAAAATTAAAATATAGAAAAAGACAAAAAGGCAGGATGAATGGAAAGGCCAAAGGAAGCACACTTGAGTTTGGTGAATTTGGTCTTCAGGCAACAGAATGTGGGCGGATGTCAGCACAACAGATCGAATCCGCACGTATTGCTATAACAAGGCACGTAAAACGCGGTGGAAAAATATGGATCAGGGTTTTTCCCGATAAACCAATTACCAAAAAACCTCTTGAAACCAGAATGGGAAAAGGGAAAGGTCCAACGGACAAATGGGTTGCCATTGTGAAACCCGGAAGGATATTGTATGAGATGGAAGGCGTTGGCGAAAGCATTGCGGCAGAGGCCTTCCGTCTTGCCGCACATAAATTGCCTTTTGGAACCAGATTTGTTAGCAGGGGATGA
- the rpsC gene encoding 30S ribosomal protein S3, whose amino-acid sequence MGQKVNPIGFRLGINKEWASKWFSSKDYSCFVYEDYCIRKFLKKKLQQAGISKIEIERAANKVKLKIHTARPGLVIGRKGSEIQNLTKDLTKIINREFFIDIQEVRKPEVDAQLLAENIALQLVRRVSFRRAMKKSVTSALRFGVQGIKIYCSGRLGGAEMARREWYRKGRVPLHTIRADIDYGFAEALTTYGIIGIKVTIFNGEILPDKKD is encoded by the coding sequence TTGGGACAAAAAGTAAACCCTATCGGTTTCAGACTCGGAATAAATAAGGAATGGGCTTCAAAATGGTTTTCCAGTAAAGACTACAGCTGTTTTGTTTACGAAGATTACTGTATCAGAAAGTTTCTAAAAAAGAAGCTGCAACAGGCAGGCATATCAAAGATTGAGATAGAAAGGGCTGCCAACAAGGTTAAACTAAAGATACATACTGCGCGACCCGGGCTCGTTATCGGCAGAAAGGGTTCTGAGATTCAGAATCTTACAAAGGATCTTACTAAGATAATAAACCGTGAGTTCTTTATTGATATTCAGGAGGTTAGAAAGCCTGAAGTTGATGCACAGCTTCTCGCAGAAAATATCGCATTGCAGTTGGTGCGAAGGGTTTCTTTTAGAAGGGCTATGAAAAAGAGTGTTACCTCTGCTCTGAGGTTTGGCGTTCAGGGTATAAAGATTTACTGCAGTGGCAGACTGGGTGGCGCTGAAATGGCCAGAAGAGAATGGTACAGAAAAGGACGCGTTCCACTTCATACGATCAGGGCTGATATAGATTACGGTTTTGCTGAAGCCCTTACCACGTATGGTATTATAGGTATAAAAGTGACCATATTTAATGGTGAGATTTTACCGGATAAAAAGGATTAA
- the rplV gene encoding 50S ribosomal protein L22 — MESSAVARYIRISPRKVRLVIDQVRGKRVEDAVNMLKFAPQKGALFVLKLINSAVANAQQMSDVDVDKLYVKSIFADEGPMLKRIIPRASGRATRILKRTSHLTVVLNDK, encoded by the coding sequence ATGGAATCAAGTGCCGTAGCAAGATATATTAGGATCTCTCCACGCAAGGTGCGCCTGGTTATTGACCAGGTAAGGGGAAAACGTGTAGAGGATGCTGTAAATATGCTGAAGTTTGCCCCTCAGAAGGGCGCACTTTTCGTCTTGAAGCTGATCAATTCTGCGGTGGCAAATGCACAACAGATGTCTGATGTGGATGTTGATAAACTTTATGTAAAAAGTATATTTGCAGATGAAGGCCCTATGTTAAAAAGGATTATACCAAGGGCTAGCGGGCGGGCAACAAGAATTTTGAAAAGGACAAGTCATTTGACGGTTGTCCTTAATGATAAATAG
- the rpsS gene encoding 30S ribosomal protein S19, with product MSRSLKKGPFVDDHLLKKATQAQETGSRNIIKTWSRRSTILPEFVGLTFAVHNGKKFIPVFVTEDMVGHKLGEFSLTRTFFGHAGDKKTKVKGGK from the coding sequence TTGTCAAGATCATTAAAAAAAGGACCATTTGTTGATGATCACTTGCTAAAAAAGGCAACACAGGCGCAGGAAACCGGGAGCAGAAATATTATAAAGACCTGGTCGCGCAGATCAACGATTTTGCCCGAATTTGTAGGCCTTACCTTTGCGGTACATAATGGCAAGAAATTTATCCCCGTCTTTGTTACAGAAGATATGGTTGGGCACAAGCTTGGCGAATTTTCCCTTACCAGGACATTTTTTGGGCATGCTGGAGACAAAAAAACAAAAGTAAAGGGTGGTAAATAA